A DNA window from Prochlorococcus marinus XMU1406 contains the following coding sequences:
- a CDS encoding LL-diaminopimelate aminotransferase has translation MVQVNENYLKLKAGYLFPEIAKRVKIYSQSNMNDEIIKLGIGDVTEPLPRACIKAMGKALDDMGTKDGFRGYGPEQGYYWLREKISEHDFISRGCQIDPEEIFVSDGSKCDSSNILDILGKDNSIAVTDPVYPVYVDSNVMTGRTGDALENGIYQGLTYLAINEGNNFLPELPEKKVDILYLCFPNNPTGATINKKELKKWVDYALQNKSLILFDAAYEAFIQDNDIPHSIYEIEGAKDCAIEFRSFSKNAGFTGVRCAFTVIPKNLKGLSSKNEEINLWPLWNRRQSTKFNGVSYVVQRGAEAVYSPEGKKEVRGLIDFYMENAKIMKNKLQNAGYKVYGGDNAPYIWIKVPDRMTSWDFFDFLLEKVSVVGTPGSGFGLSGEGYFRLSAFNSRSNVINAMERIISI, from the coding sequence GTGGTTCAAGTAAACGAAAATTATTTAAAACTCAAAGCAGGCTATTTATTTCCTGAAATTGCAAAAAGGGTAAAAATATATTCTCAATCAAATATGAATGATGAAATTATTAAGCTTGGTATAGGAGATGTTACAGAACCATTACCTAGAGCATGCATAAAGGCTATGGGTAAAGCTTTAGATGATATGGGAACAAAAGATGGTTTTAGAGGTTATGGACCAGAGCAAGGTTATTATTGGCTCAGAGAAAAAATATCAGAGCATGATTTTATTTCGAGAGGCTGTCAAATTGATCCTGAAGAAATATTTGTTTCAGATGGCTCTAAATGTGATAGTAGCAATATTTTAGATATTCTTGGCAAAGATAATTCGATTGCTGTAACAGACCCTGTTTATCCTGTTTATGTAGATAGTAACGTTATGACAGGAAGAACTGGAGATGCTCTTGAAAATGGTATTTATCAAGGATTGACATATCTTGCAATAAACGAGGGGAATAATTTTTTGCCAGAACTACCTGAAAAAAAAGTTGATATTTTATATCTTTGTTTTCCTAATAATCCCACTGGAGCAACGATTAATAAAAAAGAATTGAAAAAGTGGGTTGATTATGCACTTCAAAACAAATCTCTAATACTTTTTGATGCAGCTTATGAAGCATTTATTCAAGATAATGATATTCCACATTCAATATATGAGATTGAGGGAGCAAAGGATTGTGCAATTGAATTTAGATCTTTTTCAAAGAATGCAGGATTCACTGGTGTTAGATGTGCTTTTACAGTAATACCTAAAAATCTCAAAGGTTTGAGTTCAAAAAATGAAGAAATAAACTTATGGCCTCTTTGGAATAGGCGACAATCTACAAAGTTCAATGGAGTAAGTTATGTGGTTCAGAGAGGAGCAGAGGCTGTTTATTCTCCTGAAGGGAAGAAAGAGGTAAGAGGTTTAATTGATTTTTATATGGAAAATGCAAAAATCATGAAAAATAAACTGCAGAATGCAGGATATAAAGTTTATGGCGGGGACAATGCACCTTATATCTGGATTAAAGTTCCTGATCGAATGACATCCTGGGACTTTTTTGATTTCCTTCTCGAAAAAGTTAGTGTAGTTGGAACACCTGGGAGCGGGTTTGGATTATCAGGAGAAGGTTATTTTCGTTTGTCAGCATTTAACTCACGATCAAACGTCATTAATGCAATGGAAAGAATAATTAGTATATAA
- a CDS encoding Rne/Rng family ribonuclease: MSQQIIIAEQSRIAALLTDDRVDELIVAQGQYQIGDIFLGTVENVLPGIDAAFINIGESEKNGFIHVSDLGPLRLKKGTFGITELLEPKQKVLVQVIKEPTGSKGPRLSGSISIPGKYLVLQPYGQGVNISRKINTETERSRLKALGVLIKPPSTGLLFRTEAEKIKEELLIEDLEDLIQQWENILKVSEASDPPNLVKRDDDFSLKILRDHIKESTKSIIIDSKFSVERAKDFLINYESDIEIKFHDNSLNQHIFEKYEIKKTIQKALQPRVDLPSGGYIIIEPTEALTVIDVNSGSFTRSANSRQTVLWTNCEAAVEISRQMKLRNIGGVIVVDFIDMESRRDQFQLLEHFTSAIKDDSARPQIAQLTELGLVELTRKRQGQNIYELFGKKCSTCDGTGHVENILNHEISNLKIKNVENKSNQSNNLKSLDIDTSQSTDEQQKFEKEILNSKELSKENYSNKKENENDNLNQSNSKEKNIITVCLTNEEKIVFSQLGINPLIKLGKEYLTSNNFVHLKDSNQKIEKTLDNKKTKEKQIKKISKSGEEKIQTEADANSQYKLTNENNEVVFKDKKDEIELTHELNNSRKKRRRSSASIE; this comes from the coding sequence ATGTCTCAGCAAATTATCATCGCTGAGCAGTCTCGAATTGCAGCACTACTCACAGATGATCGAGTTGATGAATTAATCGTCGCACAAGGTCAATATCAAATTGGCGATATTTTTTTAGGGACAGTTGAAAATGTTCTTCCTGGCATTGATGCCGCTTTCATAAATATTGGGGAAAGTGAGAAAAATGGATTTATCCATGTTTCAGATTTAGGTCCACTGAGACTCAAAAAAGGGACATTTGGAATAACTGAATTATTAGAACCAAAACAAAAAGTTCTCGTACAGGTAATAAAAGAACCCACAGGATCTAAAGGGCCGAGACTAAGCGGAAGTATTTCAATCCCAGGGAAATACTTAGTATTACAGCCATATGGCCAAGGAGTAAATATTTCAAGAAAAATAAATACAGAAACAGAACGAAGCCGTTTAAAAGCTCTTGGTGTTTTAATAAAACCACCTAGCACAGGCTTGTTATTTAGAACTGAAGCCGAAAAGATAAAAGAAGAACTTCTAATTGAAGATCTAGAAGATTTAATTCAACAATGGGAAAATATTCTAAAAGTTTCTGAAGCTTCTGATCCGCCAAACCTAGTAAAAAGAGATGATGATTTCTCTCTTAAGATTCTAAGAGATCATATTAAAGAATCGACTAAAAGTATAATTATCGATAGTAAATTTTCAGTTGAAAGGGCAAAAGATTTTTTAATAAATTATGAATCAGATATTGAAATTAAATTTCACGATAACAGTTTAAACCAACATATTTTCGAGAAATACGAAATTAAGAAAACAATTCAAAAAGCTCTCCAGCCAAGAGTAGATCTTCCTTCGGGGGGCTACATTATTATTGAACCTACTGAAGCTTTAACTGTAATCGATGTAAACTCTGGATCATTTACAAGATCCGCCAACTCAAGACAAACCGTTTTGTGGACCAACTGCGAAGCAGCAGTAGAAATCTCAAGACAAATGAAATTAAGAAATATTGGTGGAGTTATAGTAGTAGATTTTATTGATATGGAATCTAGAAGAGATCAATTTCAGTTACTAGAGCACTTTACCTCAGCAATAAAAGATGATTCTGCGAGGCCTCAAATAGCTCAGCTTACTGAATTAGGCTTAGTGGAGTTAACCAGAAAAAGACAGGGTCAAAATATATATGAATTATTCGGTAAAAAATGTTCTACATGCGATGGTACAGGACATGTAGAAAATATATTAAATCACGAAATTTCTAACTTAAAAATTAAAAATGTTGAAAATAAATCTAATCAATCAAACAACTTAAAATCTTTAGATATAGATACTTCCCAATCGACTGATGAACAGCAAAAATTTGAAAAAGAAATACTTAACTCCAAAGAACTAAGTAAAGAGAATTATTCTAATAAGAAAGAAAATGAAAATGATAATTTGAACCAATCAAATTCAAAAGAAAAAAATATAATCACAGTTTGTCTTACTAATGAAGAAAAAATTGTTTTCAGTCAATTAGGTATTAATCCACTTATAAAGTTAGGTAAAGAATATCTAACCAGCAATAATTTTGTACATTTAAAAGACAGTAACCAGAAAATCGAAAAAACCTTAGATAATAAAAAAACAAAAGAAAAACAAATAAAAAAAATATCAAAATCGGGAGAAGAAAAAATTCAAACTGAAGCAGATGCAAATTCTCAATATAAATTAACAAATGAAAATAATGAAGTTGTATTTAAAGATAAAAAGGACGAAATTGAACTTACACATGAGCTAAACAATTCAAGAAAAAAGAGAAGAAGATCTTCAGCAAGCATTGAATAA